A stretch of the Glandiceps talaboti chromosome 23, keGlaTala1.1, whole genome shotgun sequence genome encodes the following:
- the LOC144452887 gene encoding four-jointed box protein 1-like, with protein sequence MVNSTTTMPRLSALLAIGLIFSVWTLLGTYLQLPSTINHDVVLNAQIVDEKRESGGNNAFFDIDERNRRVIRKPSAIFESSEQAFSGTLFNGTKTNKFEKILENKPVSKYDMLQEDKLTLVNTLDDSYRFKARIIRNKQRTQSRHKLLERQQYERLKEPTANADKSTSEGLPNATSQISSTWNKEHILSNAIYWSSYLENHTPKGFDDRHVKKWMDFARNSSVVHMQDGCGRMQNRLLTFQNGSLTCCRYRQNMDQLQGEMFSYHLSRILGIKNVPPSVLSLVRSNDWQWKNISDDIPLAEWKQDKIVILTEWIDNLKPAYIPKQYREEDRKMHPTREILENLQLEELVELVQWSDLIVFDYLTANFDRVANNMFNRQWNEFIMDSPTHNLDQIADDGTLVFYDNESGLLHSYRLLEKYSHFHDSLLNSLCIFRSSTADAIKHIHEQQNIGEILWEVFQREEPLYREMPRLPRGNVETLNKRISDVYQQIQKCEQMYR encoded by the coding sequence ATGGTCAACTCTACAACCACGATGCCTCGGCTGAGTGCATTGCTGGCTATCGGACTTATCTTCTCTGTGTGGACGTTACTTGGGACATATTTGCAGCTACCGAGTACTATTAATCATGATGTTGTTTTAAATGCCCAAATTGTGGATGAAAAACGCGAGTCTGGaggaaacaatgcgtttttcgACATCGATGAAAGAAACCGTAGAGTGATACGTAAACCGTCGGCCATTTTCGAATCGTCGGAACAGGCTTTCAGTGGTACTTTGTTTAACGGCACAAAAaccaacaaatttgaaaagataCTTGAAAATAAGCCCGTCAGTAAATATGATATGTTACAAGAAGACAAATTGACACTAGTAAACACACTTGACGATTCGTATAGATTTAAGGCGCGGATAATTCGAAATAAACAGAGAACGCAATCTCGCCATAAACTGCTCGAACGTCAGCAGTACGAACGACTGAAAGAGCCGACTGCCAACGCTGATAAATCTACCTCTGAGGGTTTACCCAACGCAACATCTCAAATATCAAGTACTTGGAACAAAGAACATATCTTATCAAATGCTATATATTGGAGTAGTTATCTAGAAAATCATACACCCAAAGGTTTTGACGACAGACACGTCAAAAAGTGGATGGATTTCGCGCGTAATTCATCTGTCGTTCACATGCAAGACGGATGTGGTCGAATGCAGAATCGCCTGCTCACTTTTCAAAATGGATCGCTTACTTGTTGCCGTTATAGACAAAACATGGACCAACTACAAGGAGAAATGTTCTCATATCACTTATCAAGAATACTTGGAATAAAAAACGTTCCACCGTCTGTTTTAAGCTTGGTTCGTAGCAACGATTGGCAATGGAAAAATATAAGCGACGATATTCCGTTGGCGGAATGGAAACAGGACAAAATTGTGATTCTAACCGAATGGATTGACAATCTGAAACCAGCCTACATACCAAAACAATACAGAGAGGAAGATAGAAAAATGCATCCTACTCGCgaaattttagaaaatttgCAATTAGAGGAATTGGTTGAACTTGTTCAGTGGTCTGATTTGATCGTTTTTGATTATTTGACGGCGAATTTCGACAGAGTTGCCAACAATATGTTTAATCGTCAATGGAACGAATTCATCATGGATAGTCCAACTCATAACTTGGATCAGATCGCAGACGACGGGACGTTGGTTTTCTACGACAACGAGTCTGGTCTTCTACACAGCTATCGTCTGTTGGAGAAATATTCCCACTTTCACGACTCTCTTCTCAACTCTCTATGTATATTCAGAAGCTCAACGGCAGACGCCATTAAACATATACATGAACAACAAAACATTGGTGAAATCTTATGGGAGGTATTTCAACGAGAAGAACCCTTGTACAGGGAAATGCCAAGACTGCCACGGGGTAATGTAGAAACATTGAACAAGAGAATATCTGACGTTTATCAACAAATTCAGAAATGTGAGCAAATGTACAGATAA